One stretch of Lacrimispora sphenoides DNA includes these proteins:
- a CDS encoding ABC transporter ATP-binding protein, with product MDYIIEMLHITKEFPGIIANDDITLQLKKGEILALLGENGAGKSTLMSVLFGLYQPEKGVIKVRGNEEKITGPLDANVLGIGMVHQHFKLVENFTVLQNIVLGIETTKRGFLKMDDARKKVMDLSEKYKLFVDPDAIISDITVGMQQRVEILKMLYRDNEIMIFDEPTAVLTPQEIEELMQIMKDLVKEGKSILFITHKLNEIKAVADRCSVLRRGKYIGTVEVAETTPEEMSEMMVGRKVNLTVDKNPSKPGDVVLEVKDLSVEAKREGQTKKMVHDVSFKVKRGEIVCIAGIDGNGQTELIHAITGISDMSTGTVTINGEDVTKKSIRYKNTHGLSHIPEDRHKHGLVLDYNLAYNLVLQQYFEKDFQSNTFLKNDKIYEYAEKLIQDYDIRSSEGSFTTARSMSGGNQQKAIVAREISKAPDILLAVQPTRGLDVGAIEYIHRQLIKQRDAGAAILLVSLELDEVMNLSDRILVMFEGGIVADLNPKNVTVQELGLYMAGAKKEGGKS from the coding sequence ATGGACTACATTATTGAGATGCTTCACATCACGAAAGAATTTCCTGGTATCATCGCCAATGATGACATCACTCTGCAATTAAAGAAAGGCGAGATACTTGCTCTGCTTGGTGAGAACGGCGCGGGAAAATCCACGCTCATGAGTGTCCTATTCGGCCTGTACCAGCCGGAAAAAGGCGTCATTAAGGTCAGAGGCAATGAAGAAAAGATAACAGGGCCGCTGGATGCCAATGTTCTGGGTATTGGCATGGTTCATCAGCATTTTAAGCTGGTAGAGAATTTTACCGTACTTCAGAATATTGTTCTGGGCATTGAAACGACGAAACGCGGGTTTTTAAAGATGGATGATGCCCGCAAAAAGGTTATGGATTTAAGCGAGAAATACAAATTATTCGTGGACCCGGATGCGATCATATCGGACATTACCGTTGGCATGCAGCAAAGGGTCGAGATTTTAAAAATGCTTTATCGTGACAATGAAATCATGATTTTTGACGAACCCACCGCGGTTCTTACTCCTCAGGAAATTGAGGAACTGATGCAGATCATGAAAGATCTGGTAAAGGAAGGAAAGTCCATCCTATTTATCACCCACAAGCTCAATGAAATCAAGGCGGTTGCGGACCGCTGTTCTGTCCTGCGCCGCGGTAAATATATTGGAACGGTAGAGGTAGCAGAAACAACACCTGAAGAAATGTCAGAGATGATGGTTGGCCGAAAGGTAAATCTGACCGTTGACAAAAATCCTTCCAAGCCCGGAGATGTTGTGCTGGAAGTAAAGGATCTTTCGGTGGAGGCCAAAAGAGAGGGCCAGACAAAAAAGATGGTCCATGATGTCTCTTTCAAGGTAAAAAGAGGTGAGATCGTCTGTATCGCCGGCATTGACGGCAACGGCCAGACAGAGCTTATCCATGCCATTACCGGCATTTCCGATATGAGCACCGGTACCGTTACCATCAATGGGGAAGACGTGACGAAAAAGAGCATCCGTTACAAAAATACCCATGGTTTGTCCCACATACCGGAGGACCGGCACAAACACGGCCTTGTCCTGGATTATAACCTGGCCTACAACCTGGTTCTTCAGCAGTATTTTGAGAAGGACTTCCAAAGCAATACTTTCTTAAAAAATGACAAGATCTATGAATATGCGGAAAAGCTGATCCAGGATTATGATATAAGAAGCAGTGAAGGCTCCTTTACCACAGCCCGCAGCATGTCCGGCGGAAACCAGCAAAAGGCTATTGTAGCAAGAGAGATCTCTAAGGCTCCCGATATCCTTCTGGCTGTTCAGCCCACCCGTGGCTTAGACGTAGGAGCCATTGAATACATTCACCGCCAGTTGATAAAGCAAAGAGATGCGGGTGCCGCCATTCTCTTAGTATCCCTGGAATTAGACGAAGTCATGAATTTAAGCGACCGGATTCTGGTCATGTTTGAAGGCGGAATCGTAGCCGACCTAAACCCTAAGAACGTTACGGTTCAGGAATTGGGTCTTTATATGGCAGGCGCAAAGAAAGAAGGTGGCAAATCATGA
- a CDS encoding MATE family efflux transporter, with protein MKKTNLLEEPVKKLFLRYLMPSISATLVTSIYILADTLMIGRGVGAIGIAALNLLLPLYSLFFGTGMLFGVGGGVLLSISKGKGDEHGAREYFTAAFCMAAAAGVFYVAAGQLLFDPVTKFLGRNETMDLYVREYGRILVWGAPVFLLSSFLQAFVRNDRAPKMAMIAVISGGVTNVILDYVFIFPMKMGMAGAAAATVIGSCLTLGILLTHLFSKGSSLRIVLGFKWRKAGEIVVNGLSSFLLETCSGIVMFLFNRQLLAYVGDLGVVVYGIISNSALIVASINNGISQASQPILAMNYGAGKMERLKETRRMGELAVCVAGALFVGVGVLFPVMVTEAFVKPADEILAMSVSAVRIYFLSFLPMGFNILFSTWFQSVLRPGKALFICLMRGLVLSSVLVFLLPIAFGVNGIWSVMPAAEFLTLGICLVLLKEKKPVLTENS; from the coding sequence ATGAAAAAGACAAATTTACTGGAAGAACCGGTGAAGAAGTTATTTTTAAGGTATCTGATGCCATCCATCAGTGCCACTCTGGTTACTTCTATATATATATTGGCGGACACTCTGATGATCGGACGGGGAGTAGGAGCCATCGGCATTGCTGCCTTAAACCTTCTTCTGCCCTTATACAGTCTGTTTTTCGGAACCGGCATGCTGTTTGGCGTAGGCGGAGGCGTGCTTTTGTCTATTTCCAAGGGAAAAGGAGATGAGCATGGGGCCAGGGAATATTTTACGGCTGCATTCTGCATGGCGGCAGCTGCCGGTGTGTTCTATGTGGCGGCTGGGCAACTGTTGTTTGATCCTGTGACAAAGTTTCTGGGGAGAAACGAAACCATGGACCTTTATGTCAGGGAATACGGAAGGATACTGGTATGGGGGGCGCCCGTATTCCTGCTTTCTTCTTTCCTGCAGGCCTTTGTCAGAAATGACAGAGCTCCTAAAATGGCCATGATTGCCGTGATCTCCGGCGGTGTCACCAATGTGATCCTGGATTATGTTTTCATCTTTCCTATGAAGATGGGAATGGCAGGAGCGGCGGCGGCCACTGTGATCGGCTCCTGCCTGACCCTTGGCATCCTGCTTACCCATTTATTTTCCAAGGGAAGTTCCTTAAGAATTGTCCTTGGCTTCAAATGGAGAAAAGCAGGGGAAATCGTGGTAAACGGCCTTTCCAGCTTCTTATTAGAAACGTGCAGCGGAATCGTCATGTTTTTATTTAACCGCCAGCTTTTGGCTTACGTTGGCGATCTTGGAGTGGTGGTGTACGGCATCATATCCAACAGTGCTTTAATCGTTGCTTCTATTAATAATGGTATCTCACAGGCATCCCAACCCATTCTAGCCATGAATTACGGGGCAGGAAAAATGGAGAGGTTAAAGGAAACACGCCGCATGGGAGAACTGGCCGTATGCGTTGCCGGTGCGCTGTTTGTGGGAGTGGGTGTGCTTTTCCCGGTTATGGTAACAGAGGCCTTTGTAAAGCCTGCAGATGAGATTTTAGCCATGTCGGTTTCTGCTGTCAGGATATACTTCCTGTCATTTCTTCCCATGGGATTTAATATTTTGTTCAGCACCTGGTTCCAGTCGGTATTAAGGCCGGGAAAGGCATTGTTCATCTGCCTGATGCGGGGACTTGTCTTGAGCAGCGTTCTTGTATTTCTTCTTCCAATAGCATTTGGGGTGAACGGGATCTGGTCCGTCATGCCGGCGGCAGAATTTTTGACGCTGGGGATCTGCCTGGTATTGCTGAAAGAAAAAAAGCCTGTTTTGACTGAAAATTCTTGA
- a CDS encoding BMP family lipoprotein, whose translation MKKRALALAMAVMMTAALSGCGSSNQGGATTAAPETTTAAEKAAETTAAASEKSDNGYELALVTDLGTIDDKSFNQGAWEGMKKYAEENNISYKYYQPQEGTTDSYLETIGLAIEGGAKLVVCPGFLFEEPVFLAQDQHKDVHFILLDGEPHNGDYSEFRTEANVMPILFQEDEPGFLAGYAAVKDGYTKLGFLGGMAVPAVIRYGYGFAEGADVAAKEMGIDNIEIMYNYTGAFAATPEAQSMAASWYQNGTEVIFGCGGAVGNSVMAAAEEKGTKVIGVDVDQSYESNTVITSAMKELSVSVYDGVKAFYDNSFPGGKTSIFSAKNNGIGLPMETSKFTKFTQKDYDAIFTQLKEGKIELVQPSQDNNNPTVDLKLEKTKINFVE comes from the coding sequence ATGAAAAAGAGAGCATTAGCATTAGCAATGGCAGTCATGATGACTGCAGCATTAAGTGGATGTGGATCTTCCAATCAAGGCGGCGCTACCACAGCTGCACCGGAAACCACAACAGCTGCTGAAAAAGCGGCAGAGACAACAGCCGCAGCTTCAGAAAAATCTGACAACGGGTATGAGCTTGCATTGGTTACAGACCTAGGAACCATTGATGATAAGTCCTTTAACCAGGGCGCTTGGGAAGGCATGAAGAAGTATGCGGAGGAAAACAATATTTCCTACAAGTACTACCAGCCCCAGGAAGGTACCACTGATTCCTATCTTGAGACCATCGGCCTTGCCATCGAAGGCGGCGCCAAGTTAGTTGTTTGCCCCGGATTCTTATTTGAAGAGCCTGTATTCCTTGCCCAGGATCAGCACAAAGATGTTCATTTCATCCTTCTGGATGGCGAACCTCACAATGGTGATTATTCAGAATTCAGAACAGAGGCTAATGTAATGCCGATCCTCTTCCAGGAAGACGAGCCTGGATTCTTAGCAGGCTATGCAGCAGTGAAAGACGGCTATACAAAGCTTGGCTTCTTAGGCGGTATGGCAGTTCCTGCAGTTATCCGTTACGGCTACGGATTTGCAGAAGGTGCTGACGTTGCAGCTAAGGAAATGGGAATCGACAACATAGAAATCATGTACAACTACACAGGAGCATTTGCCGCTACACCGGAAGCTCAGTCCATGGCTGCTTCCTGGTACCAGAACGGAACCGAAGTGATCTTTGGATGCGGAGGCGCAGTTGGTAACTCCGTTATGGCTGCTGCTGAAGAAAAAGGCACAAAGGTTATCGGCGTTGACGTTGACCAGAGCTATGAATCCAATACTGTTATTACCTCAGCAATGAAAGAACTGTCCGTTTCCGTTTACGATGGAGTAAAGGCATTCTATGACAATTCTTTCCCAGGCGGAAAAACCAGCATCTTCTCAGCAAAGAACAATGGAATCGGACTTCCAATGGAAACTTCCAAATTCACCAAGTTCACACAGAAGGATTATGATGCAATCTTTACTCAGTTAAAAGAAGGTAAGATCGAACTTGTACAGCCTTCCCAGGATAACAACAATCCTACGGTTGACTTAAAGCTTGAAAAGACAAAAATTAACTTTGTAGAATAA